One window of Flavobacteriales bacterium genomic DNA carries:
- a CDS encoding glycosyltransferase family 2 protein, which translates to MQAHTLSILVPAYNEARTIAAVLKELVALELPEGMGKEVIVVDDSSTDGTVRTVEEFIADEGQGLVRLERQPMNRGKGAAIHRGIHSATGTLMVVQDADLELDPNDLVALLGPLLSGEADVVYGHRFHNGPPYPGFPRGSYLANRFLTWLSNRLTGLDIGDMEVCYKLMPLEVARDLELREERFGFEPEVTALLARRRELRWAEVPVRYRARTAADGKKIGWRDGLRAIWCIVKYSRRGQGRRSVLSKLE; encoded by the coding sequence ATCCAAGCGCATACCCTCTCCATTCTTGTGCCCGCTTACAATGAAGCGCGGACCATCGCGGCCGTCCTGAAGGAACTGGTGGCGCTTGAGCTACCGGAGGGAATGGGCAAGGAGGTGATCGTGGTGGATGACAGCTCCACGGACGGTACGGTGCGGACGGTGGAGGAATTCATTGCGGACGAAGGGCAAGGTCTGGTACGCTTGGAACGCCAGCCCATGAACCGGGGTAAGGGCGCGGCCATACATAGGGGGATCCATTCCGCAACAGGGACGTTGATGGTGGTACAGGACGCCGATCTGGAACTGGACCCGAACGATCTTGTTGCCCTGCTCGGCCCGCTGCTTAGCGGGGAAGCGGACGTGGTATACGGCCACCGGTTCCACAATGGTCCCCCGTATCCGGGCTTTCCCCGTGGGAGCTATCTGGCGAACCGGTTTTTGACATGGCTCAGCAACCGGCTCACGGGCTTGGACATTGGCGACATGGAGGTGTGCTATAAGTTGATGCCACTTGAAGTGGCCAGGGATCTGGAGTTGCGTGAAGAGCGCTTCGGTTTTGAGCCGGAGGTGACTGCCTTGCTGGCGCGGCGAAGGGAACTGCGTTGGGCGGAGGTGCCGGTCCGTTATCGTGCCCGGACCGCTGCGGACGGGAAGAAGATCGGCTGGCGGGACGGGCTTCGGGCCATCTGGTGCATCGTGAAGTACTCCCGGCGAGGTCAAGGAAGGAGGTCGGTACTGTCCAAACTGGAATAG
- a CDS encoding M3 family metallopeptidase, translating to MNHSLAALSVLLLAASCGTSDTTKKEMPTTAPAHEDPFASESTLYLGAPDFTKIHNGDFGPAMEEGMSKQLEEVKAISDNKDAATFENTIIALEKSGQELTRASKVFFNLVACNTNDSLQATNTDIAPKLAAHSDAINLDPKLFARVKSLYDQRGSLGLDSVSTRLIDRYYTRFVRAGALLNEADQKSLRALNKEESTLGTLFSENLLKQVNKATVLVEDKAQLDGMTEADIEAAATTAKDKGHEGKWLITLQNTTTQPVLAELKDRALRERIFNASINRGMLGDSSDQRSTVSRLAQLRAQRAKLLGFPNYAAYSLDDQMAKTPDAAVKLLTGMVPAAVKNVKAEAAKLQAVIDKEKGGFTLAPWDWDFYAEKVRKAEYDLDESQIKPYFELDRVLQDGVFFAAERMYGISFKERKDLPTYRPEVRVFEVFDADSSTIGLFYADYFARDNKQGGAWMDSFQDQSGLLDEKPIVTQNMNIQKPAEGQPALLSFDEVTTVFHEFGHALHGLLSKQQYPFFSGTNVPRDFVEFPSQFNENWASDPKVFAKYAKHYKTGEAMPKALVDKIKKSSKFNQGFATTEYLAAALMDLQWHMLPADAPVQDVPKFEKAALANYGLDLPMVLPRYRTCYFSHIWGGGYAAGYYAYLWAEVLEADAFQWFEEHGGMTSANGMHYRATILSQGGSRDAGERYRDFRGRDPEVGPLLEKRGLK from the coding sequence ATGAACCATTCCCTCGCCGCGTTGTCCGTACTACTGCTCGCCGCCTCCTGCGGAACGAGTGACACCACGAAAAAAGAAATGCCAACGACCGCACCGGCCCACGAAGATCCCTTTGCCTCCGAAAGCACGCTTTACCTCGGCGCGCCGGACTTCACCAAGATCCACAACGGCGACTTCGGTCCTGCGATGGAGGAGGGGATGAGCAAGCAACTGGAGGAAGTGAAGGCCATCTCGGACAACAAGGACGCAGCCACCTTTGAGAACACCATCATCGCCTTGGAGAAGAGCGGACAGGAGCTCACCCGTGCCAGCAAGGTGTTCTTCAACCTTGTGGCCTGCAACACCAACGATAGCCTACAGGCCACGAATACCGATATCGCACCGAAACTGGCCGCACACAGCGACGCCATTAACCTCGACCCGAAGCTCTTCGCCCGCGTTAAAAGCCTGTACGACCAACGCGGGTCATTGGGCCTGGACAGTGTTTCCACTCGGCTCATCGACCGCTACTACACGCGCTTCGTCCGTGCCGGCGCCCTGTTGAACGAGGCCGACCAGAAGAGCCTGCGTGCGCTCAACAAGGAAGAATCCACCCTCGGCACGCTGTTCAGTGAAAACTTGTTGAAGCAAGTGAACAAGGCCACCGTGCTGGTGGAAGACAAGGCCCAGTTGGACGGCATGACCGAAGCGGATATCGAGGCCGCCGCTACCACCGCCAAGGACAAAGGACATGAGGGCAAGTGGCTGATCACCTTGCAGAACACCACCACGCAACCCGTGCTGGCGGAGCTCAAGGACCGGGCGTTGCGCGAGCGGATCTTCAACGCTTCCATCAACCGCGGTATGCTGGGGGATTCCTCCGATCAGCGCTCCACCGTGAGCCGTCTTGCGCAACTGCGCGCCCAACGTGCCAAACTGCTCGGCTTCCCGAACTACGCGGCCTATTCCCTGGACGACCAGATGGCCAAGACGCCCGATGCCGCCGTGAAGCTCCTCACCGGCATGGTGCCCGCCGCCGTGAAGAACGTGAAAGCCGAAGCCGCCAAGCTGCAAGCCGTGATCGACAAGGAGAAGGGAGGCTTCACGCTCGCGCCTTGGGACTGGGACTTCTATGCCGAAAAAGTGCGCAAGGCGGAATACGACCTCGACGAAAGCCAGATCAAGCCCTACTTCGAGCTGGACCGCGTGCTGCAGGACGGCGTCTTCTTCGCCGCGGAACGGATGTACGGCATCAGCTTCAAGGAGCGGAAGGACCTGCCCACCTACCGGCCTGAGGTGCGCGTGTTCGAGGTGTTCGACGCGGACAGCAGCACCATCGGCCTGTTCTACGCCGACTATTTCGCACGAGACAACAAGCAAGGTGGTGCATGGATGGACAGCTTCCAAGACCAGAGCGGGTTGCTGGACGAGAAGCCCATCGTCACCCAGAACATGAACATCCAGAAGCCCGCCGAGGGCCAGCCCGCGCTGCTGAGCTTCGATGAGGTGACCACCGTATTCCACGAGTTTGGCCACGCCCTCCATGGGCTATTGAGCAAGCAGCAGTATCCTTTCTTCTCCGGCACCAACGTGCCTCGCGACTTCGTGGAATTCCCCAGCCAATTCAACGAGAACTGGGCCTCGGACCCGAAGGTGTTCGCTAAATACGCCAAGCACTACAAGACCGGTGAGGCCATGCCGAAAGCCTTGGTGGACAAGATCAAGAAGTCCAGCAAATTCAACCAGGGCTTTGCCACAACTGAATACCTCGCCGCCGCGCTCATGGACCTACAGTGGCACATGCTGCCAGCCGACGCGCCGGTTCAGGACGTGCCCAAGTTCGAGAAAGCCGCGCTGGCCAACTACGGACTGGACCTGCCGATGGTGCTGCCACGCTACCGCACCTGCTACTTCAGCCACATCTGGGGCGGCGGCTATGCGGCCGGTTACTACGCCTATCTCTGGGCCGAAGTGCTGGAGGCTGATGCCTTCCAATGGTTCGAGGAGCACGGCGGGATGACGAGCGCCAACGGCATGCATTACCGCGCCACTATCCTCTCACAGGGCGGCAGCAGGGATGCGGGCGAGCGCTATCGCGACTTCCGCGGCCGGGACCCCGAGGTGGGGCCGTTGCTGGAGAAGCGCGGGTTGAAGTAG